A portion of the Streptomyces sp. YPW6 genome contains these proteins:
- a CDS encoding type VII secretion system-associated protein: MAGEQADVKHFDLKQMENFRDNEVHPVYTKAKKHKEDGEGEGDGRIRPLGELIGGFTTPDNLDQDAQLLRLGLIAKDKLISGPTLVESVKAAATSLDKLLGDQMELFKELKEALTDTIEEANKTKNKNLDAIDAQTLLQTFEEVDTLTSGSSGTEEK, translated from the coding sequence ATGGCCGGTGAGCAGGCAGACGTCAAGCATTTCGACCTCAAGCAGATGGAGAACTTCCGCGACAACGAGGTGCATCCGGTCTACACCAAGGCCAAGAAGCACAAGGAGGACGGTGAGGGGGAGGGCGACGGCCGCATCCGGCCCCTCGGTGAGCTGATCGGCGGGTTCACCACGCCCGACAACCTCGACCAGGACGCGCAGCTGCTGCGCCTCGGGCTGATCGCCAAGGACAAGCTGATCTCCGGCCCGACGCTGGTCGAGAGCGTGAAGGCCGCGGCGACGTCCCTCGACAAGCTGCTCGGTGATCAGATGGAGCTCTTCAAGGAGCTCAAGGAAGCCCTCACCGACACCATCGAAGAGGCGAACAAGACCAAGAACAAGAACCTGGACGCGATAGACGCCCAGACGCTGCTCCAGACCTTCGAAGAGGTCGACACGCTGACCAGCGGTTCCTCGGGCACGGAAGAGAAGTAG
- a CDS encoding WXG100 family type VII secretion target codes for MADGIIDVQYSTVRNAIEELKQQTQQIITTLNNLEDELKPLVTSWEGDDQAMYRGVQAEWDQATKNMALLLGDSGELVQSIHDNHSRDERRSADNWGSVRAR; via the coding sequence ATGGCCGACGGCATCATCGATGTGCAGTACTCCACGGTCCGCAACGCGATCGAGGAGCTGAAGCAGCAGACCCAGCAGATCATCACCACCCTCAACAACCTGGAGGACGAGCTCAAGCCGCTCGTCACCTCCTGGGAGGGTGACGACCAGGCGATGTACCGCGGCGTCCAGGCCGAGTGGGACCAGGCGACCAAGAACATGGCCCTGCTCCTCGGCGACAGCGGCGAACTGGTCCAGAGCATCCACGACAACCACTCCCGCGACGAGCGCCGCAGCGCCGACAACTGGGGCAGCGTGCGGGCCCGTTAG
- the eccB gene encoding type VII secretion protein EccB — protein sequence MQSKRDQVQAHGFMMGRLSSGLLMADPDAPESPLGRTTRGVVFGLLVTVLIGAGTTVYGLLRPGGNDTWRKGEHLVVNRDTGARYLWTGTDGVLHPVRNYASARLIGGADLEAVDVSTASLRDVPVGTPAGIPGAPDTLPAPDRLDAGAWHMCVTGPDGALPSTSVGAVDAGVDRPGATTVVAGAPLESQDVGADRGVLVRGPDRTEYLVWRGSRLALDRASDARNALGYGSERAMPVSAAFLDALAPGPALKPPEVPGRGEKGPVIGGEPSTVGQLFEVSVPGGGSTYHLLREDGLVPLSGLEAALVLGDPATQKDAYQGRSPEARAVGAEALRTHRAEKTAAAGPAGAELPRTPPAPHPAPRGTALCAQVDGGDGGARIRSVLVPLTALAPVAVSQGTAQPVEAACVRTDATVVRPGRGALVRALHASGAAHAGTTYLVADNGVKYRFPAKGSLTALGYAEGDIGSVPAPLLAALPTGADLDPAAATGAAEPRVTAPACRASAKDEAGDSRP from the coding sequence GTGCAGTCCAAGCGCGACCAGGTCCAGGCCCACGGATTCATGATGGGCAGGCTCAGCTCGGGCCTGCTGATGGCTGACCCGGACGCCCCCGAGAGCCCGCTGGGCCGCACCACCCGGGGCGTCGTCTTCGGCCTGCTGGTGACCGTCCTGATCGGCGCGGGCACCACCGTCTACGGGCTGCTGCGTCCCGGCGGCAACGACACCTGGCGCAAGGGCGAGCACCTGGTGGTCAACCGCGACACCGGCGCACGCTACCTGTGGACCGGTACCGACGGCGTCCTGCACCCCGTACGCAACTACGCCTCGGCCCGGCTGATCGGCGGGGCCGACCTCGAGGCCGTGGACGTCTCCACCGCCTCGCTGCGGGACGTCCCCGTGGGAACCCCGGCGGGCATCCCCGGAGCCCCGGACACCCTGCCGGCCCCGGACCGGCTCGACGCCGGCGCCTGGCACATGTGCGTGACCGGACCGGACGGCGCGCTGCCCAGCACCTCCGTCGGCGCCGTGGACGCCGGGGTGGACCGGCCCGGGGCCACCACCGTGGTCGCGGGGGCACCGCTGGAATCCCAGGACGTCGGCGCCGACCGCGGGGTGCTCGTACGAGGCCCGGACCGCACCGAGTACCTGGTGTGGCGGGGCAGCCGGCTCGCGCTGGACCGTGCGTCCGACGCCCGCAACGCCCTCGGCTACGGCTCCGAACGGGCCATGCCGGTCTCGGCGGCCTTCCTCGACGCACTCGCCCCGGGACCCGCCCTGAAGCCGCCGGAGGTCCCGGGACGCGGGGAGAAGGGCCCGGTCATCGGCGGCGAACCGAGCACGGTCGGGCAGCTCTTCGAGGTGAGCGTGCCCGGTGGCGGCAGCACGTACCACCTGCTGCGCGAGGACGGCCTCGTGCCGCTCTCCGGCCTGGAGGCCGCCCTCGTGCTGGGCGACCCGGCCACCCAGAAGGACGCCTACCAGGGGCGCTCGCCCGAGGCCCGCGCGGTCGGCGCCGAAGCGCTCCGCACCCACCGGGCGGAGAAGACGGCCGCCGCCGGCCCCGCGGGCGCGGAGCTGCCCCGTACGCCGCCCGCCCCGCACCCCGCACCGCGCGGCACCGCGCTCTGCGCCCAGGTCGACGGCGGCGACGGCGGGGCCCGGATCCGGTCGGTGCTGGTCCCGCTGACCGCACTCGCCCCCGTCGCCGTCTCGCAGGGGACCGCCCAGCCCGTGGAGGCGGCCTGCGTCCGGACCGACGCCACCGTCGTACGCCCGGGGCGCGGAGCCCTGGTCCGGGCCCTGCACGCGAGCGGCGCCGCCCACGCCGGAACCACCTATCTGGTCGCCGACAACGGTGTGAAGTACCGGTTCCCGGCGAAGGGATCCCTGACGGCCCTCGGGTACGCGGAAGGGGACATCGGCTCCGTCCCCGCACCTCTGCTCGCCGCACTGCCGACCGGCGCGGACCTCGACCCGGCCGCCGCCACCGGTGCCGCGGAGCCCCGGGTCACCGCCCCCGCGTGCAGGGCTTCCGCCAAGGACGAAGCAGGCGACTCCCGGCCATGA
- the eccCa gene encoding type VII secretion protein EccCa has product MSVVLFRRPARRRGPEMPEGQLTLQEPPVLAETVPDTSAVWTYLPMALMSVSMMLMFLRPGGGNGVFMYLAMGVMALSAGAMLLGQLMRRSSERKQRLKGERRDYLRYLAQTRKRVRTTIAEQQRALAWRHPEPASLRSLARTSRLWERRPADEDFGEVRLAVGEQQLALTLSPVSTRPVEDLEPLCAHALRRFIRAYSTIPEQPLGLYLRSSARILLRPEEAPDGAPPGVQAPEQDAVRALVRAMLGQLAVFHAPEELWVALCVSDERRADWEWVKWLPHALDPHEEDGAGQARRITADLNELDDLLGAEFAERPGFDPDARPGRDEPYTVVVLDGVAVPEGHRWEGHGYRNALILDVSGALRWRPGRNTLRLTVGPGQVNLVRTDRSRKERSVPLGRPDRLGPLGAESLARLLSPHRMSLGTDIAQPLDTDVELTTLLGIPDLHRHDPQTLFARHSGSGRLRVPIAVGVDGRPVELDIKESAQGGMGPHGMLIGATGSGKSELLRTLVLGLALTNSSETLNFVLVDFKGGATFLGLEELPHTSAVITNLADEVALVERMQDALHGELIRRQELLRAAGNYTSALEYERARAAGADLAPLPSLFVVVDEFSELLSTHREFMELFVMIGRLGRSLGVHLLLASQRLDEGRMHQLESHLSYRIGLRTFSAMESRGVLGVPDAYELPAAPGSGYLKSGVEALTRFRAAYSSGTYRRRTGAVVQARVASQVVPWTSGWVVPRTLEASPGPEPEPEEAEDEEALLDVALDRLRGSGPDAHQVWLPPLDEPFPLDALLPGIAPDEERGLIATRWPGTGKLRVPVGLVDKPFEQRRDPLVVDLSAAGGHVAVAGGSQSGKSTLARTLIAALALTHTPAEVQFYCLDFGGGGLSQLAALPHVGGVAARLNPDRVHRTVAEVMALLARREQFFVDHTLDSMQSYRRRRAAGEFPDEPYGDVFMVVDGWSTVRQDYDDLIPKFNELAARGLNYGIHLLITTTRWVELSAQVRDQAATRLELRMGDPMDSEIDTRKARSVPRTGGRGITADSKMHFLAGLPRLDGSGCLDDLGEGVAHLVGEISRRWSGPAAPQVRMLPHRLPVSELPPPEATEGGGMRLALGLDQDALEPVRHDFSRTPHLIAVGDTESGKTNLLRLVTQGITARYTPEEAKIIAVDYRRTLVDAIPEEYRIGHVISLDNLNETIEGAARAMKTRVPGADISPARMRRCDWWTGPRLFVLVDDYDMVSGNSFQSPFEPLFEHLTLGFEMGLHLVVARSAMGAGRGLSDGLIRRLDEANNPAVLLSCPPTEGRLFGNAKPLNLPPGRALHIQRRKPRLVQTALVEQD; this is encoded by the coding sequence TTGAGTGTCGTGCTGTTTCGCCGCCCCGCCCGCAGGCGCGGGCCGGAGATGCCCGAGGGGCAGTTGACCCTCCAGGAGCCGCCCGTCCTCGCCGAGACCGTGCCCGACACCTCGGCGGTGTGGACCTACCTGCCGATGGCCCTGATGTCGGTGTCGATGATGCTGATGTTCCTGCGCCCCGGCGGCGGGAACGGCGTCTTCATGTACCTGGCGATGGGCGTCATGGCGCTCTCGGCCGGCGCCATGCTGCTGGGGCAGCTGATGCGCCGCTCCAGCGAGCGCAAACAGCGCCTGAAGGGAGAACGCCGCGACTATCTGCGCTACTTGGCCCAGACCCGCAAGCGGGTACGGACCACCATCGCGGAGCAGCAGCGGGCGCTCGCCTGGCGCCACCCGGAGCCGGCCTCGCTGCGTTCGCTGGCCCGCACGTCACGGCTGTGGGAACGCCGCCCCGCCGACGAGGACTTCGGCGAGGTCCGTCTGGCGGTCGGCGAACAGCAGCTGGCGCTCACCCTCAGCCCCGTCTCCACCCGGCCGGTGGAGGATCTCGAACCGCTCTGCGCGCACGCGCTGCGCCGCTTCATCCGGGCCTACTCGACCATCCCGGAGCAGCCGCTGGGGCTGTACCTGCGCTCCTCGGCCCGGATCCTGCTGCGCCCGGAGGAAGCGCCGGACGGGGCGCCGCCCGGCGTCCAGGCTCCGGAGCAGGACGCCGTACGGGCCCTGGTGCGGGCGATGCTCGGACAGCTGGCGGTCTTCCACGCGCCCGAGGAGCTGTGGGTCGCCCTCTGCGTCAGCGACGAGCGGCGGGCCGACTGGGAGTGGGTCAAGTGGCTGCCGCACGCCCTGGATCCGCACGAGGAGGACGGGGCGGGGCAGGCCCGCCGGATCACCGCGGACCTCAACGAACTGGACGACCTGCTCGGCGCCGAGTTCGCCGAACGCCCCGGCTTCGACCCAGACGCCCGGCCCGGCCGTGACGAGCCGTACACGGTGGTCGTGCTGGACGGCGTGGCCGTCCCCGAGGGGCACCGCTGGGAGGGGCACGGCTACCGCAACGCCCTGATCCTGGACGTGTCCGGGGCGCTGCGCTGGCGGCCCGGCCGCAACACACTGCGGCTCACCGTGGGGCCCGGCCAGGTGAACCTGGTGCGCACCGACCGCAGCCGCAAGGAGCGTTCGGTGCCGCTCGGCCGCCCCGACCGGCTCGGTCCGCTCGGCGCGGAGTCGCTGGCACGGCTGCTCTCCCCGCACAGGATGAGCCTCGGCACGGACATCGCGCAGCCGCTGGACACCGATGTCGAGCTGACCACCCTGCTCGGCATCCCCGATCTGCACCGGCACGACCCGCAGACCCTGTTCGCCCGGCACTCCGGGTCAGGCCGGCTGCGGGTACCGATCGCGGTGGGGGTGGACGGCCGTCCGGTCGAGCTCGACATCAAGGAGTCCGCGCAGGGCGGCATGGGTCCGCACGGCATGCTCATCGGCGCCACCGGCTCCGGCAAGAGCGAGCTGCTGCGCACCCTCGTCCTGGGGCTCGCCCTGACGAACTCCTCCGAGACGCTCAACTTCGTGCTGGTCGACTTCAAGGGCGGCGCCACCTTCCTCGGCCTGGAGGAACTCCCCCACACCTCCGCCGTGATCACCAACCTGGCCGACGAAGTCGCCCTGGTGGAGCGCATGCAGGACGCCCTGCACGGCGAACTCATCCGCCGCCAGGAGCTGCTGCGCGCGGCGGGCAACTACACCTCGGCGCTGGAGTACGAGCGGGCCCGCGCCGCCGGAGCCGACCTGGCCCCGCTGCCCAGCCTCTTCGTGGTGGTCGACGAGTTCAGCGAACTTCTCTCCACCCACCGGGAGTTCATGGAGCTGTTCGTGATGATCGGCCGCCTCGGCCGCTCGCTCGGCGTCCATCTGCTGCTCGCCTCGCAGCGCCTGGACGAGGGGCGTATGCACCAGCTGGAGAGCCATCTCTCGTACCGCATCGGGCTGCGGACCTTCTCCGCGATGGAGAGCCGCGGGGTGCTCGGCGTACCGGACGCCTACGAGCTGCCCGCAGCGCCCGGCAGCGGCTATCTCAAGTCCGGGGTGGAGGCCCTGACCCGGTTCCGTGCCGCGTACTCCTCGGGGACGTACCGGCGCAGGACGGGTGCGGTGGTGCAGGCCCGGGTGGCGAGCCAGGTGGTTCCGTGGACCAGCGGGTGGGTGGTGCCGCGCACCCTGGAGGCGTCACCCGGCCCGGAGCCGGAGCCGGAGGAGGCCGAGGACGAGGAGGCGCTGCTCGACGTGGCGCTGGACCGGCTGCGCGGCTCCGGGCCCGACGCCCACCAGGTGTGGCTGCCGCCGCTGGACGAGCCGTTCCCGCTGGACGCGCTGCTGCCCGGGATCGCGCCGGACGAGGAGCGGGGCCTGATCGCCACGCGCTGGCCGGGCACCGGGAAGCTGCGGGTGCCGGTCGGCCTGGTGGACAAGCCGTTCGAGCAGCGACGGGACCCGCTGGTCGTGGACCTGTCCGCGGCGGGCGGCCATGTCGCCGTCGCGGGCGGTTCGCAGAGCGGCAAGTCCACCCTCGCCCGGACCCTCATCGCCGCGCTGGCGCTCACCCACACCCCGGCCGAGGTGCAGTTCTACTGCCTGGACTTCGGCGGCGGCGGCCTCTCCCAGCTCGCGGCGCTCCCGCATGTGGGAGGGGTCGCCGCGCGGCTCAACCCGGACCGGGTGCACCGGACGGTGGCCGAGGTGATGGCGCTCCTGGCCCGGCGTGAGCAGTTCTTCGTGGACCACACGCTGGACTCCATGCAGTCCTACCGGCGCCGCCGGGCCGCCGGGGAGTTCCCCGACGAGCCCTACGGCGATGTCTTCATGGTGGTCGACGGCTGGTCCACGGTCCGCCAGGACTACGACGACCTCATCCCGAAGTTCAACGAACTCGCCGCCCGGGGCCTCAACTACGGCATCCACCTGCTCATCACCACCACCCGCTGGGTGGAGCTGTCCGCGCAGGTGCGCGACCAGGCAGCCACCCGTCTGGAGCTGCGGATGGGTGATCCGATGGACTCCGAGATCGACACCCGCAAGGCCCGTTCGGTGCCGCGCACCGGCGGGCGCGGCATCACCGCCGACAGCAAGATGCACTTCCTCGCGGGTCTGCCCCGGCTGGACGGCAGCGGCTGCCTCGACGACCTCGGCGAGGGCGTGGCCCACCTGGTCGGGGAGATCTCCCGGCGCTGGTCCGGTCCCGCCGCCCCGCAGGTACGGATGCTCCCGCACCGGCTGCCGGTCTCCGAGCTCCCCCCGCCCGAGGCCACGGAGGGCGGCGGCATGCGCCTCGCACTCGGTCTCGACCAGGACGCGCTGGAGCCGGTCCGGCACGACTTCAGCCGGACCCCGCACCTCATCGCGGTCGGCGACACCGAGAGCGGCAAGACCAACCTGCTGCGCCTCGTCACGCAGGGCATCACCGCCCGGTACACCCCCGAGGAGGCGAAGATCATCGCGGTGGACTACCGCCGCACCCTGGTCGACGCCATTCCCGAGGAGTACCGCATCGGGCATGTCATCTCCCTGGACAACCTCAACGAGACCATCGAGGGGGCGGCCCGCGCGATGAAGACCCGGGTGCCAGGGGCCGACATCTCGCCCGCCCGGATGCGCCGGTGCGACTGGTGGACGGGCCCTCGCCTGTTCGTCCTGGTCGACGACTACGACATGGTGTCGGGCAACTCCTTCCAGAGCCCGTTCGAGCCGCTCTTCGAGCATCTGACCCTGGGCTTCGAGATGGGACTGCACCTGGTCGTCGCGCGGAGCGCGATGGGCGCGGGGCGCGGTCTGAGCGACGGGCTGATCAGGCGTCTGGACGAGGCCAACAACCCGGCGGTCCTGCTCTCGTGTCCGCCGACGGAGGGCCGCCTCTTCGGCAACGCCAAGCCGCTGAACCTGCCTCCGGGCCGGGCGCTGCACATCCAGCGCCGCAAGCCGCGGCTGGTGCAGACGGCCCTGGTGGAACAGGACTGA
- the eccD gene encoding type VII secretion integral membrane protein EccD — MTDSAVAETCRLTVRAPSVTIDLAVPADVPVADLLPTLLRYVGEEAEEAGLDHAGWVLQRLGDAPLDEETTLARAGLADGAVLHLRPHTEALPEARLDDLVDGMAETVGRRLHTWHAGAARGLLVGTAVATVATALVMVFRPGVTDSAATRAACAAVAGVLLLAGAGSASRAVGDRLSATALGLLVAPCFALVGWVLPGGDLSGPDASQVAGARLLAAGAAAAGGAVLALAATAVGAPALLATAVVAVATAVSGALMGYTNLDAAASVALVATFVALAAGAVAPFAFKLAGMRMPALPSSAGQLQEGIDPYAGDEVAERTELAGRWVTALFAATGTVVAAALAVLAHTPDLPETLTALALALLLLLHARGLVHIGQRLTLAVPGILGLLLLARAWAVDSDADGRVVVFAVLLAAAAALVTASWIVPGRRVLPYWGRAAELAHTGFAVALLPLALWVAGLFGWLRGLFG; from the coding sequence ATGACCGACAGTGCGGTGGCCGAAACGTGCCGCCTGACCGTACGTGCGCCGAGCGTCACCATCGATCTGGCCGTGCCCGCCGACGTACCGGTCGCCGATCTGCTCCCCACCCTCCTGCGGTACGTCGGTGAGGAGGCCGAGGAGGCCGGGCTCGACCACGCCGGCTGGGTGCTCCAGCGGCTCGGCGACGCCCCGCTCGACGAGGAGACCACGCTGGCCCGCGCCGGTCTCGCCGACGGCGCGGTCCTCCATCTGCGCCCGCACACGGAGGCCCTCCCCGAGGCGCGGCTCGACGACCTGGTCGACGGGATGGCCGAGACGGTCGGCCGCCGACTGCACACCTGGCACGCCGGGGCGGCCCGCGGCCTGCTGGTGGGCACCGCCGTCGCGACCGTGGCGACCGCCCTGGTGATGGTGTTCCGTCCCGGCGTCACCGACTCCGCCGCCACCCGGGCCGCCTGTGCGGCCGTGGCCGGGGTGCTGCTGCTCGCGGGCGCCGGCTCCGCCAGCCGCGCGGTCGGCGACCGCCTCTCCGCCACCGCCCTCGGCCTGCTGGTCGCCCCGTGCTTCGCCCTGGTCGGCTGGGTGCTGCCCGGCGGCGACCTGAGCGGCCCCGACGCGTCACAGGTGGCGGGCGCGCGGCTGCTGGCGGCCGGCGCCGCGGCGGCGGGCGGAGCGGTCCTCGCGCTGGCCGCGACCGCCGTCGGCGCCCCCGCCTTGCTGGCCACCGCCGTGGTCGCCGTGGCCACGGCGGTCTCCGGGGCCCTGATGGGCTACACGAACCTGGACGCGGCGGCCTCGGTGGCGCTGGTGGCCACGTTCGTCGCGCTCGCCGCCGGAGCCGTGGCGCCCTTCGCCTTCAAGCTGGCCGGAATGCGCATGCCCGCCCTGCCGTCCTCCGCCGGGCAGCTCCAGGAAGGCATCGACCCGTACGCGGGCGACGAGGTCGCCGAGCGCACCGAACTCGCCGGACGCTGGGTCACCGCGCTCTTCGCCGCCACCGGCACCGTCGTCGCGGCCGCCCTGGCCGTCCTCGCGCACACCCCGGACCTCCCCGAGACGCTCACCGCGCTCGCCCTGGCCCTGCTGCTGCTCCTGCACGCGCGGGGCCTCGTCCACATCGGCCAGCGGCTCACCCTCGCCGTGCCCGGCATCCTGGGGCTGCTGCTCCTCGCCCGTGCCTGGGCGGTGGACAGCGACGCCGACGGCCGCGTGGTCGTGTTCGCGGTGCTGCTCGCCGCCGCCGCAGCCCTGGTGACCGCGTCCTGGATCGTGCCCGGCCGCCGGGTGCTGCCGTACTGGGGGCGGGCGGCGGAGCTGGCCCACACCGGCTTCGCGGTCGCGCTGCTGCCGCTCGCCCTGTGGGTGGCCGGCCTCTTCGGCTGGCTGCGCGGCCTGTTCGGCTGA